One part of the Polyangiaceae bacterium genome encodes these proteins:
- a CDS encoding N-formylglutamate amidohydrolase: MLSCEHASHAVPKSLEVAFRGAEAVLRSHRGWDPGALQVARHLSRVFEVPLVAGRFSRLVIDLNRSAHHPRLFSPWSKPLHAAQRQRLLALHAAHWAQVVHHLEGVLAWGPRVFHVAVHSFTPELDGERRNADIGLLYDPSRQLERELAARLKTDLSGAGCRVRLNYPYRGVADGLPTALRKRVGAAYAGLELELNQAFVGERGVPRLSTALEHALADALS; encoded by the coding sequence GTGCTGAGCTGCGAGCATGCGAGCCATGCTGTTCCAAAGTCGCTTGAGGTAGCGTTTCGCGGAGCTGAGGCAGTGCTCCGCAGTCACCGCGGCTGGGATCCGGGAGCGCTCCAGGTCGCGCGCCACTTGAGTCGCGTCTTCGAGGTGCCGCTGGTCGCGGGTCGCTTCTCCCGCTTGGTGATCGATCTGAATCGCAGCGCCCACCACCCACGCTTGTTTTCCCCCTGGAGCAAGCCGCTTCATGCGGCTCAGCGACAGCGACTCTTAGCTCTCCACGCCGCCCACTGGGCGCAAGTGGTGCACCACCTCGAGGGAGTGCTGGCTTGGGGCCCTCGCGTGTTCCACGTCGCCGTGCACTCGTTCACTCCCGAGCTAGACGGAGAGCGACGCAATGCTGACATCGGACTGCTCTACGACCCGAGCCGCCAGCTCGAGCGGGAGCTTGCCGCGCGCCTCAAGACTGACCTGTCGGGCGCTGGCTGCCGAGTACGCCTGAACTATCCGTATCGCGGTGTCGCGGACGGGCTGCCGACCGCATTGCGTAAACGTGTTGGAGCCGCCTACGCCGGCCTCGAACTCGAACTGAATCAAGCCTTCGTTGGCGAGCGTGGAGTGCCCAGGCTGAGCACTGCGCTGGAGCACGCGTTGGCTGACGCGCTCTCCTAG
- a CDS encoding OmpA family protein, which yields MKHLLLATTLGLFAMACGSDPHPAVAPSGATQGDAQSSVAGPKASGDDESAPTQLAIDDKILKACGIASSEAHFDFNSANVKQGDYPVLTKLANCFSTGPLKGKQMLLVGHADSRGDEEYNMTLGGRRAGGVKSVLVARKLSGKQVTTSSRGELDATGSDESSYAADRRVDVRLAD from the coding sequence ATGAAGCATCTACTCCTTGCCACCACCCTAGGGCTGTTCGCGATGGCGTGCGGCTCCGATCCTCATCCTGCCGTCGCCCCGAGCGGTGCGACCCAAGGCGACGCCCAGTCGAGCGTTGCGGGCCCCAAGGCCTCAGGCGACGACGAGAGCGCGCCCACCCAGCTGGCCATCGACGACAAGATCCTCAAGGCGTGTGGGATCGCGTCTTCGGAGGCCCACTTCGACTTCAACTCGGCCAACGTGAAGCAGGGTGACTACCCGGTGCTGACGAAGCTCGCGAACTGCTTCTCCACCGGTCCGTTGAAAGGCAAGCAGATGTTGCTCGTCGGACACGCGGACTCGCGAGGCGATGAGGAGTACAACATGACGCTCGGCGGACGCCGTGCAGGTGGCGTCAAGAGCGTGCTCGTGGCGCGTAAGCTCAGCGGGAAGCAGGTGACCACCTCGTCTCGCGGGGAGCTCGATGCCACGGGCAGCGACGAATCGAGCTACGCGGCGGACCGCCGCGTCGACGTCCGCCTCGCCGACTGA
- a CDS encoding sulfatase-like hydrolase/transferase — protein MSVDQSRSWPSWFRSARRLVAASALAGLCFVLADVWARHDWQQVNLGWHLGASTALYVAWGVGVGVGLLLLELVSSQVAKGLRKTRAGNALRLGRWLPVVLLVLLAAWGAHSLIMPLVSHGKAARLARFAWPVGLLLGSSVVLARWLILRVTRSASPRTPLVFAGLLFAIAVLAMGLDLTVLISLYASLHALFEATALLALIGAAWCLLTALERDARRVGQALNVIAGVAAVSLLAFPFWRTRLFDELRPAWREPVYVGRLMARVQTVEEDLLGEESADAPGVKRLKRTYDLTVTAEKPEWSTPPALPKETEAALAELRPDSEKLNVLVYYVDTLRADIASDPKVMPNFVHFCEESLCFERAYSPASDTVSTLPVVLGGRFDGPNKHAPTVLGQAENTGRETTLIIPRSAGEFLGRELPSFKFNRMETVADYNPGEQVWGYGATQPTAGKLVDRAVATLLDGEGKSPLPSADRALTAPTQELKRPGATNPPGLGREGLGREALDRAEQPFFGWIFNFDVHNWRELDEAYVNERATTLGVGDKEDPIWRYRVVARAVDEEFGRLMRELDKRGLKDNTLVVIMADHGEALGRHGFWVHSTFLWEGLVHVPLAVRIPGVTPKRVAQPISLADLAPTLVRSLEPTRSLAGYHGEDLLVHALPQPPARRLPILMEAWYKTDRLRIGVIDPDRRLKLVVPLESGVPEVHRLDDADPEATDVSQQESAALLGMLDHLVGSPLFPRPAPTPKPTVATR, from the coding sequence ATGTCCGTCGATCAGTCTCGTTCTTGGCCCAGCTGGTTCCGTAGCGCCCGCCGTTTGGTGGCGGCGAGCGCGCTTGCCGGGCTGTGTTTCGTGCTGGCCGACGTCTGGGCGCGCCACGATTGGCAGCAAGTCAACCTGGGTTGGCATCTGGGTGCATCGACTGCGCTGTACGTAGCCTGGGGCGTAGGCGTTGGCGTCGGCCTGTTGTTGCTCGAGTTGGTTTCGTCGCAAGTGGCGAAGGGGCTGCGCAAGACCCGCGCAGGGAACGCGCTCCGGTTGGGGCGCTGGCTCCCAGTCGTGCTGCTGGTCTTGCTCGCTGCCTGGGGCGCCCACTCGCTGATCATGCCCCTCGTGAGTCATGGCAAAGCCGCGCGACTCGCGCGCTTTGCATGGCCGGTCGGGCTCCTGCTTGGTTCCTCCGTGGTGCTCGCGCGCTGGCTCATCCTCCGGGTGACTCGCAGCGCCAGCCCCCGCACCCCTCTGGTCTTCGCCGGACTGCTGTTCGCGATCGCGGTGCTTGCGATGGGCCTCGACCTGACGGTCCTGATCTCCCTCTACGCGTCCCTGCATGCGCTCTTCGAAGCCACCGCGCTGCTCGCGCTGATTGGCGCCGCGTGGTGCCTGCTCACCGCGCTCGAGCGCGATGCCCGGCGGGTGGGCCAGGCACTGAACGTAATCGCGGGCGTGGCTGCCGTGAGCTTGCTGGCGTTTCCGTTCTGGCGCACGCGCCTCTTCGATGAGCTGCGTCCTGCCTGGCGCGAACCCGTCTACGTCGGCCGTTTGATGGCGCGGGTACAGACCGTCGAGGAGGACCTGCTTGGTGAAGAGTCGGCGGACGCACCTGGGGTCAAGCGTCTCAAGCGGACCTACGACTTGACCGTCACCGCCGAGAAGCCCGAGTGGTCCACGCCGCCAGCGCTGCCGAAGGAGACGGAGGCGGCGCTGGCCGAGCTGCGCCCCGACTCAGAGAAGTTGAACGTCCTCGTCTACTACGTGGACACGTTGCGCGCAGATATCGCCAGCGATCCCAAGGTCATGCCGAACTTCGTGCATTTCTGTGAGGAATCTCTGTGCTTTGAGCGCGCCTATAGCCCCGCCAGCGACACGGTGAGCACGCTCCCGGTGGTTCTGGGCGGGCGTTTCGACGGGCCCAACAAGCACGCGCCGACGGTGCTGGGACAAGCCGAAAACACGGGGCGGGAGACCACGTTGATCATCCCGCGGAGCGCGGGGGAGTTCCTCGGTCGCGAGCTGCCATCGTTCAAGTTCAACCGCATGGAGACCGTCGCGGATTACAACCCCGGTGAACAGGTCTGGGGTTACGGCGCGACCCAGCCGACGGCAGGCAAGCTCGTTGATCGCGCTGTCGCGACGCTACTCGACGGGGAAGGGAAGTCCCCACTGCCCTCAGCGGACCGCGCTTTGACCGCGCCCACACAAGAACTCAAACGCCCTGGCGCGACGAACCCCCCTGGGCTGGGGCGTGAGGGCTTGGGCCGCGAGGCCCTGGATCGCGCCGAGCAGCCGTTCTTTGGCTGGATCTTCAACTTCGACGTCCACAACTGGCGTGAGCTCGATGAGGCCTACGTCAATGAGCGCGCAACCACGCTTGGTGTTGGCGACAAGGAAGACCCAATCTGGCGCTACCGCGTGGTGGCGCGCGCCGTTGACGAAGAGTTCGGGCGATTGATGCGGGAGCTCGACAAGCGCGGGCTCAAGGACAACACCCTGGTGGTCATCATGGCCGACCACGGTGAGGCGCTTGGCCGCCACGGGTTCTGGGTGCACTCAACGTTTCTGTGGGAGGGCCTGGTCCACGTCCCGCTGGCAGTTCGTATCCCCGGGGTAACGCCCAAGAGGGTCGCGCAGCCCATCTCCCTCGCCGACTTGGCGCCCACGCTCGTGCGATCGCTCGAGCCGACGCGCTCTCTCGCCGGCTATCACGGTGAAGATCTGCTGGTACACGCCCTTCCGCAGCCGCCTGCGCGTCGGCTGCCGATCCTGATGGAGGCTTGGTACAAGACCGATCGCCTGCGCATCGGGGTGATCGACCCGGACCGACGCCTCAAGCTGGTTGTACCTCTAGAGAGCGGCGTCCCCGAGGTGCATCGCCTGGACGACGCGGACCCTGAGGCAACGGATGTGTCCCAGCAGGAGAGCGCAGCGCTGCTCGGCATGTTGGACCACTTGGTGGGTAGTCCGCTGTTTCCCCGGCCCGCTCCAACGCCGAAGCCGACGGTCGCCACACGCTGA
- a CDS encoding agmatine deiminase family protein, with translation MQKSLCWFVVLSGCACAPTVRSTPVSEPDTPAVSQPSYVKRSASRDPALLRGDWEAPSTLLIGWDSDWSEAVETIVAAGSKEVQVDVLFGEDPPDDGYEKELSALGANVIHLDLDTPWVRDYGPLQIHTATGESRWLDAHYSFERARDDQVPQLLAPGFSAIVESMPLEVDGGAVIGSGDGLCAITDRSLADAGLSADDPDMDALLHTMGCDTLAVLPNLADETTGHADVMAQFTAPDRVMVSEVDAQRYPTDAAVLDEAVRVLQEAAASRAKPLAVVRVPMHINGKRYYSYVNGTPLKGHYLAPSFRTLSLDFEAKALAALGRAVSPRKLVTVPADAMVHRGGVIHCITLGLKEANAVRELDVSPGDVEEQQPL, from the coding sequence GTGCAGAAGAGCCTGTGCTGGTTCGTGGTCCTGAGTGGGTGCGCTTGCGCGCCCACGGTGCGCTCGACTCCTGTGTCCGAGCCCGACACCCCGGCCGTTTCGCAGCCGAGCTACGTCAAGCGCTCAGCGAGCCGTGACCCCGCGTTGCTGCGGGGCGACTGGGAGGCGCCGAGCACGCTGCTCATCGGCTGGGACTCCGATTGGTCGGAAGCCGTCGAGACCATCGTCGCCGCGGGGTCGAAGGAAGTTCAGGTGGACGTGCTGTTCGGCGAGGACCCGCCGGACGACGGCTATGAAAAGGAGCTTTCTGCGCTCGGAGCGAATGTGATCCACCTCGACCTGGACACGCCCTGGGTGCGCGACTATGGGCCACTTCAAATCCATACGGCAACGGGGGAAAGCCGCTGGCTCGACGCGCACTACTCGTTCGAGCGCGCTCGGGACGACCAGGTACCCCAGCTACTCGCACCTGGTTTTTCCGCCATTGTCGAGAGCATGCCCCTGGAGGTCGATGGCGGAGCGGTGATTGGCAGTGGAGACGGACTCTGCGCGATCACGGATCGCAGCCTGGCAGACGCCGGCCTGAGCGCGGACGACCCGGACATGGACGCGCTGCTGCACACCATGGGCTGTGACACGTTGGCTGTGCTTCCGAACCTCGCGGACGAAACCACGGGCCATGCGGACGTCATGGCGCAGTTCACCGCACCGGACCGCGTGATGGTGAGCGAGGTCGACGCCCAGCGCTACCCCACCGATGCGGCGGTGCTGGACGAGGCGGTGCGCGTGCTCCAAGAGGCCGCCGCGAGTCGCGCCAAGCCCTTGGCCGTCGTGCGCGTGCCCATGCACATCAACGGCAAGCGCTACTATTCCTACGTGAACGGCACGCCGCTCAAGGGCCACTACCTCGCACCGAGCTTTAGAACGCTCTCGTTGGACTTCGAGGCGAAGGCGCTAGCGGCGCTCGGTAGGGCGGTTTCCCCACGCAAGCTCGTCACCGTGCCTGCGGACGCCATGGTGCATCGCGGAGGGGTCATCCACTGCATCACCCTGGGTCTCAAGGAAGCGAACGCCGTGCGGGAACTGGACGTTTCCCCAGGGGACGTCGAAGAGCAGCAACCGCTCTAG
- a CDS encoding succinylglutamate desuccinylase/aspartoacylase family protein translates to MAAGTLEHLELPVARLPTGTQLSLPVAVAHGIEPGPVVWVSSAIHGDELNGLAVIRSILRQLNPRALRGTLIAVSVVNVFGIINASRYLPDRRDLNRSFPGSPRGPLAGQLAHLFIEQVARRSNVGIDLHTGSDGRTNLPQIRCDLEDPETRRLARAFGAPVILHASLRDGSLRAAGRELGVPVLLYEGGEAHRFDRAAIEVGARGVLRVFASLGMLEEALPDLRLQPVEAHKSSWIRARQAGFCELQVELGQRIARDQAVATIFDASGKREHRVKSKLEGIVIGRLQQALVHRGDALLNVAQIDGAELPRTF, encoded by the coding sequence ATCGCCGCCGGGACGCTCGAGCACCTGGAGCTGCCGGTCGCGCGGCTACCCACGGGCACCCAGCTCTCACTCCCAGTAGCCGTGGCCCACGGCATCGAGCCAGGTCCCGTAGTGTGGGTGAGTTCTGCTATCCACGGCGACGAGCTCAACGGGCTCGCTGTCATCCGCAGCATCTTGCGGCAGCTGAATCCACGCGCTCTGCGGGGCACGCTGATCGCGGTGAGCGTGGTGAACGTGTTCGGCATCATCAACGCTTCCCGCTACCTCCCGGATCGGCGTGATCTGAACCGCAGCTTCCCGGGCTCCCCGCGGGGACCGTTGGCTGGCCAGCTCGCGCACTTGTTCATCGAACAGGTGGCGCGGCGCTCCAACGTCGGCATCGATTTGCACACTGGGTCCGACGGCCGCACGAACCTGCCGCAGATCCGCTGTGACCTGGAGGATCCGGAGACGCGTCGCTTGGCGCGAGCCTTCGGCGCGCCGGTGATCCTCCACGCATCGCTACGAGACGGTTCGCTCCGCGCCGCGGGGCGCGAGCTCGGCGTCCCGGTGTTGCTGTACGAAGGCGGCGAAGCGCATCGTTTCGATCGCGCGGCGATCGAGGTCGGAGCGCGCGGCGTGCTCAGGGTATTCGCCAGCCTGGGCATGCTTGAAGAAGCCTTGCCGGATCTGCGGCTCCAACCTGTAGAGGCGCACAAGAGCAGCTGGATCCGCGCCCGTCAGGCTGGCTTCTGCGAGCTCCAGGTCGAGCTCGGTCAACGCATTGCCCGCGACCAAGCTGTCGCGACCATTTTCGATGCCTCGGGGAAACGCGAGCATCGCGTCAAGAGCAAGCTGGAGGGGATCGTGATCGGGCGCTTGCAACAGGCGCTGGTTCACCGTGGCGACGCGTTGCTCAACGTCGCTCAGATCGATGGTGCGGAGTTACCGCGCACATTCTAG
- a CDS encoding glutamate--cysteine ligase, with protein MTEFSDRSPGLHLFEGFGIELEYMIVDRANLAVRPICDRLFEAATGRAEVEVERGEISWSNELALHVVELKTSRPVASLVGLADQFQKEIDAMQGFLAPLGARLMPTAMHPWMDPLKETKLWPHEQNDIYRAFDRLFGCKGHGWSNLQSMHINLPFQGDDEFGRLHAAIRVVLPLLPALAASSPVVEAKLTGFADNRLEFYRRNASSIRSVTGRVIPEPVFDEAAYRERILGVIARDLAQQKADEVLEPEWVNARGAIARFVRDSIEIRVLDLQECPAQDLAVASLVTELVRGMVEERWSSYAEQRAWEAPALEEIFLACAERGSEAYLDHAEYLELFGLQSPAMTARRVWGRLAEALPLPAEVASGVELLVSQGSLAERIVARLQGGVTRAALGEVYRQLCECLREGRAFS; from the coding sequence ATGACCGAGTTTTCGGATCGCTCACCGGGGCTCCACCTCTTCGAGGGCTTTGGCATCGAACTCGAGTACATGATTGTCGACCGAGCGAACCTCGCCGTGCGGCCGATTTGCGATCGGCTCTTCGAGGCAGCCACGGGCCGTGCTGAGGTCGAGGTCGAGCGCGGCGAAATCAGCTGGTCGAACGAGCTGGCCTTGCACGTCGTGGAACTCAAGACGTCCCGTCCGGTAGCGAGCCTGGTCGGACTCGCGGATCAATTCCAGAAGGAAATTGATGCGATGCAGGGCTTCTTGGCTCCGCTCGGCGCCAGATTGATGCCCACTGCGATGCATCCTTGGATGGATCCGCTGAAGGAGACCAAGCTCTGGCCTCATGAACAGAACGACATCTATCGTGCTTTCGATCGCCTGTTCGGCTGCAAAGGGCACGGCTGGTCGAATTTGCAGAGCATGCACATCAACCTGCCCTTTCAGGGGGACGATGAGTTCGGTCGCTTGCACGCAGCGATCCGCGTGGTGCTGCCACTGCTGCCTGCACTGGCCGCATCGTCGCCGGTCGTTGAGGCCAAGCTCACGGGCTTCGCGGACAACCGCCTCGAGTTCTATCGTCGGAACGCCAGCAGTATCCGCTCGGTTACTGGGCGCGTGATCCCGGAGCCTGTCTTCGACGAGGCCGCGTATCGCGAGCGCATCCTCGGGGTCATCGCGAGAGATCTCGCTCAGCAGAAGGCTGATGAAGTTCTCGAGCCGGAGTGGGTGAATGCTCGCGGCGCGATTGCGCGCTTCGTGCGCGACAGTATCGAGATCCGCGTGCTCGATCTTCAGGAGTGCCCCGCGCAAGACCTGGCCGTCGCCAGCTTGGTTACCGAGCTCGTGCGGGGCATGGTGGAGGAGCGTTGGTCCAGCTACGCGGAACAAAGGGCCTGGGAAGCGCCCGCCCTGGAGGAGATCTTCCTCGCCTGCGCGGAGCGCGGATCGGAGGCGTACCTCGATCACGCGGAGTACCTCGAACTGTTCGGCTTGCAGAGCCCGGCGATGACCGCGCGTCGGGTTTGGGGGAGGCTCGCCGAAGCGCTCCCGCTCCCAGCAGAAGTCGCCTCGGGTGTGGAGCTCCTGGTCAGCCAGGGGAGCCTTGCAGAGCGCATCGTTGCGCGTTTGCAAGGCGGTGTCACCCGGGCCGCGTTGGGTGAGGTGTATCGCCAGCTCTGCGAGTGCCTGCGCGAGGGACGCGCCTTTTCTTGA
- the pgsB gene encoding poly-gamma-glutamate synthase PgsB has protein sequence MSTWALSLPTVIGGASSVLFGLGVVEVLLHRRNLARIPIRIHVNGTRGKSSVTRLIAAALREGGLRTFAKTTGTLARVILPDGSELPVFRPAGANIMEQKRIVATALAYRADALVIECMALQPELQVLSERGLVRATHGVITNARPDHLDVMGPGPRDVALALAGMTPVRGKLFTREQQNLDVLERAAKDRQTELIAVDDSTVEQIPDETLAQFSYTEHRENVALALSVAQSVGVSREVALRGMTKTQPDPGALTVHELDFFGRRIVFVNAFAANDPVSTGQLWHLMVQRFPDVDTRVAIFNCRSDRADRSLQLAEALRDWTAPNHLVLMGSGTYAFARSFERHGDAAKVVFVEGYRTEEIFERVIGLSGRSALIVGMGNIGGQGLPLVSFFANRAPPSDAVNGS, from the coding sequence ATGTCCACTTGGGCCTTGAGCCTGCCCACCGTCATTGGCGGAGCCAGCAGCGTCCTGTTCGGGCTTGGGGTGGTCGAGGTCCTGCTCCACCGCAGGAACCTCGCGCGCATCCCGATCCGCATCCACGTGAATGGCACTCGCGGCAAGTCCAGCGTGACCCGGCTGATCGCCGCGGCGCTGCGCGAGGGCGGTCTCCGTACCTTCGCCAAGACGACGGGTACGCTCGCCCGGGTGATCCTGCCGGACGGCAGTGAGCTCCCTGTATTCCGACCGGCGGGGGCGAACATCATGGAGCAGAAGCGCATCGTTGCCACTGCGCTTGCTTACCGCGCGGATGCGCTGGTCATCGAGTGCATGGCGTTGCAGCCCGAGCTCCAGGTGTTGAGCGAACGGGGATTGGTGCGTGCGACCCACGGCGTGATCACCAACGCACGGCCGGACCATCTGGACGTGATGGGTCCAGGCCCGCGAGACGTCGCGCTAGCACTCGCCGGGATGACACCAGTGCGCGGCAAGCTATTTACGCGCGAGCAGCAGAACCTCGATGTTCTCGAACGGGCGGCAAAGGACCGCCAGACGGAGCTGATCGCCGTCGATGACAGCACCGTCGAGCAGATCCCCGACGAGACACTCGCGCAGTTCAGCTACACGGAGCACCGCGAGAACGTTGCGCTGGCGCTCAGCGTCGCTCAGTCGGTGGGGGTCAGTCGGGAAGTTGCGCTGCGGGGCATGACGAAGACGCAACCCGATCCGGGCGCGCTCACGGTGCACGAGCTGGACTTCTTCGGACGGCGCATCGTGTTCGTCAACGCGTTCGCCGCCAACGACCCTGTCAGCACCGGGCAGCTCTGGCACCTCATGGTGCAGCGCTTCCCTGATGTGGACACCCGGGTCGCCATCTTCAACTGTCGTTCGGATCGCGCCGATCGCTCGCTGCAACTCGCTGAGGCGCTCCGAGACTGGACCGCCCCGAATCACCTGGTGCTGATGGGTAGCGGAACCTATGCGTTCGCTCGCTCATTTGAGCGTCACGGCGACGCGGCCAAGGTCGTGTTCGTCGAGGGGTACCGTACGGAAGAGATCTTCGAGCGAGTGATCGGCCTTTCCGGTCGCTCCGCCCTGATCGTGGGCATGGGCAACATCGGCGGTCAGGGGCTGCCGCTCGTCTCCTTCTTTGCCAATCGCGCGCCGCCGTCGGATGCGGTCAATGGAAGCTAG
- a CDS encoding RimK family protein, whose translation MKSLVVVDRSDNWSFDIPSVDVVSAREYITRADRFAQRGLRVFNLCRSYRYQSAGYYVSLLAAARGHKPVPSMATIQDLKSNEVVRIRSDELEDLIQQALKPIRATEFVLSIYFGKNLAKRYDRLAAHLFRVFHTPLMRARFERTEEGEWRLVRLSTIAAAEIPEGHKQFVEQAAKEYFGSPKRHRSRKPGRFDLAILVNPDEAEPPSNPRAIEKFMRAARRHDITPWIVHRDEYARLGEFDALFIRETTNVHHHTFRFALRAQAEGLVVVDDPESILRCTNKVYLAELMDRVGVGTPRTLVVHKQNINDVIPQLGLPCILKQPDSAFCQGVMKAETEAEFREMAARLLEKSELIVAQEYTPTEYDWRVGIFDGQPLYVCKYFMAPKHWQVTATLKSGRRRSGRVVSVPVDEAPPGVVKTALKAARAIGDGLYGVDLKQLGRRVVVMEVNDNPSIESPYEDKLLGDELYDRIMGVFLKRLEARQRGVPSGIEDNS comes from the coding sequence GTGAAATCGTTGGTCGTAGTGGACCGTAGTGACAACTGGTCCTTTGATATCCCATCAGTTGATGTCGTTTCCGCGCGTGAATACATCACGCGGGCGGATCGATTTGCGCAGCGGGGACTGCGAGTCTTCAATCTGTGTCGTTCCTACCGCTACCAGAGCGCCGGCTACTACGTCTCGCTGCTCGCGGCGGCTCGCGGACACAAGCCGGTGCCCAGCATGGCGACCATCCAGGACCTCAAGAGCAACGAGGTCGTGCGTATCCGCTCCGACGAGCTCGAGGACCTGATCCAGCAGGCGCTGAAGCCCATCCGAGCGACGGAGTTCGTGCTCTCCATCTACTTCGGCAAGAACCTCGCTAAGCGCTATGATCGCCTGGCAGCGCACTTGTTTCGAGTGTTCCACACGCCGCTGATGCGGGCGCGCTTCGAACGCACGGAGGAAGGAGAGTGGCGCTTGGTGCGGCTCTCCACCATCGCGGCGGCGGAGATCCCTGAGGGCCACAAGCAATTCGTGGAGCAAGCAGCGAAGGAGTACTTCGGTTCCCCGAAGCGACACCGGAGCCGTAAGCCGGGGCGCTTCGATCTCGCGATCTTGGTCAATCCAGACGAAGCAGAGCCTCCGTCCAATCCCCGCGCCATCGAGAAGTTCATGCGGGCTGCGCGGCGCCACGACATCACCCCGTGGATCGTGCACCGCGACGAATACGCCCGGCTCGGCGAGTTCGACGCGCTGTTCATCCGGGAGACCACCAACGTCCACCACCACACCTTCCGCTTCGCGCTGCGCGCTCAGGCGGAGGGGCTGGTGGTCGTCGACGATCCAGAGTCGATCTTGCGTTGCACCAATAAAGTGTACCTCGCGGAACTGATGGACCGGGTCGGCGTCGGCACACCGCGCACCCTGGTTGTGCACAAACAGAACATCAACGACGTGATCCCTCAGCTCGGCCTGCCGTGCATCCTGAAGCAGCCTGACAGCGCGTTCTGTCAGGGGGTAATGAAGGCTGAAACCGAGGCGGAGTTTCGTGAGATGGCGGCCCGCCTGCTCGAGAAGTCGGAGCTGATCGTCGCACAGGAATACACGCCAACCGAGTACGACTGGCGAGTCGGGATCTTCGACGGTCAGCCGCTGTACGTTTGCAAGTACTTCATGGCCCCGAAACACTGGCAGGTCACCGCGACGCTGAAGAGCGGTCGCCGACGCTCGGGTCGCGTGGTCTCAGTGCCCGTCGACGAGGCTCCCCCCGGCGTGGTGAAGACTGCGCTCAAGGCGGCGCGTGCGATCGGCGACGGCCTCTACGGCGTCGATTTGAAGCAGCTCGGACGCCGCGTGGTCGTGATGGAGGTCAATGACAATCCGTCCATCGAGTCGCCCTACGAGGACAAACTGCTCGGCGATGAGCTCTACGACCGCATCATGGGTGTATTCCTGAAGCGCCTCGAGGCGCGACAGCGCGGAGTACCGAGCGGAATCGAGGACAACTCATGA